From the Lolium rigidum isolate FL_2022 chromosome 2, APGP_CSIRO_Lrig_0.1, whole genome shotgun sequence genome, one window contains:
- the LOC124689287 gene encoding uncharacterized protein LOC124689287, with protein MPTPAPAPHFVDEILEEIFLRLPTPAALARASIACPRFRRIITERSFLRRFRKRHPPPLLGFADKDGFHPAQAPHPSAPLARALADAADFTYSFVPKPSKGRWMPCDVRDGRVLLEVDSPVWKKFSNLAVCDPLFRRHLLLPPIPEDLAGDRKERPHDIVPILAPTLDDEDEMSFKVICFGAYETNLVAFVFSSLTGQWCIAASPSWSSLGTTRPYDTRNLSWLGCHGLSCFDNVHGCLYSASPWMDKLLMLDTRTMEFSTISDRTGYHMQLRLLPGQSDEVLARNDMPCRKRPGQTRSLPRIVVGREGALEMFSLVGDHNPNGSFDLYHTSQQNNREASEEWQLENIIPLPGQYDYFTLGAAEGFLFLGATTEDQLDIDKNSPVWLSMTDWDVDYFSLDVRTSELTKVCSRRRQFFHYEYVHWYFGFPPSLSNPSL; from the coding sequence ATgcccacgccggcgccggcgccgcattTCGTCGACGAGATCCTGGAGGAGATCTTCCTTCGCttgcccaccccggccgcgctcgCCCGCGCGTCAATCGCCTGTCCCCGTTTCCGCCGCATCATCACCGAGCGCtccttcctccgccgcttccgcaaacgccacccgccgccgctcctcGGTTTCGCCGACAAAGATGGATTCCACCCCGCCCAGGCGCCTCACCCCTCCGCCCCGCTTGCTCGTGCCCTTGCCGACGCCGCCGATTTCACCTACTCCTTCGTCCCCAAGCCCAGCAAGGGGCGCTGGATGCCGTGCGACGTCCGCGATGGCCGCGTCCTTCTCGAGGTGGACAGCCCAGTTTGGAAAAAATTCAGCAACCTCGCGGTGTGCGATCCACTATTCCGGCGCCACCTGCTGCTTCCGCCCATACCTGAGGACCTGGCAGGTGACCGGAAAGAGCGCCCTCATGATATTGTGCCCATCCTCGCTCCCACTCTCGATGATGAGGATGAGATGTCGTTCAAGGTGATATGCTTTGGTGCCTATGAAACCAACCTGGTCGCGTTTGTCTTCTCGTCCCTCACGGGGCAATGGTGTATAGCTGCATCCCCCAGCTGGAGCTCTTTGGGCACGACCCGCCCTTATGACACCCGCAACTTATCCTGGTTAGGATGCCATGGCTTGTCTTGTTTCGACAACGTGCACGGATGCCTCTACTCGGCGTCGCCTTGGATGGACAAGTTGCTCATGCTGGACACGCGAACAATGGAGTTCTCCACTATCAGCGATCGCACTGGCTATCATATGCAGCTCAGGCTTCTGCCTGGCCAGTCCGATGAAGTTCTCGCCAGAAACGATATGCCATGTAGAAAGCGGCCTGGCCAGACCAGAAGCCTACCTCGCATTGTGGTGGGTAGAGAAGGAGCCCTTGAGATGTTTTCTCTTGTTGGCGATCACAACCCAAATGGCTCGTTTGATCTCTACCATACCAGTCAGCAAAATAACCGTGAAGCTTCTGAGGAATGGCAGCTCGAGAATATCATCCCGTTGCCCGGCCAGTATGACTATTTCACCTTAGGCGCAGCTGAGGGATTCTTATTTCTTGGAGCCACTACAGAAGATCAGCTGGACATTGATAAAAACTCCCCGGTGTGGTTGTCGATGACTGACTGGGATGTAGATTATTTTTCGCTGGATGTCAGGACTTCTGAACTTACAAAGGTGTGTAGTAGGAGGAGGCAATTCTTCCATTATGAATATGTCCACTGGTACTTTGGCTTCCCTCCATCATTGTCAAACCCGAGTTTATGA
- the LOC124686035 gene encoding uncharacterized protein LOC124686035 isoform X1: protein MAASPLHPPSPLPRVRLEDVAPHDGAAAPAYAHAVGALDASLALRGAAVLELPAADAAVVRCALESARAFFRGRPAAYLYRAGRTLEDGELSPACMADAFRCLGKAARAALSAIARHLRLRTDVFNHLLDDAPLPVNEVSSSELLVAYSHEQLQSAHALKGCLRSLMPVVDRGFVTLVASDHPGIEVCDPNNGHWYLADGGSGPSDLLLLTGRALSHVTAGLRPISQYRATNENRASLTFRLMPHANAILDCSPILAAGHCIRQIYQPVPASQFMDDSCAEVHVVSSHLEEPLESQGNCVSDPSLRSVLSDPLSGAFLEDAMVLQCGHSFGGLMLKKAIEMARCTICNREVDSTSLFPNFALRAVATVVKMEDDRRLFHNAALRKRRKDVTEHADVPRRTGSSSRDDVEHVLDAESPAAVKGVQYPFAVGERVLIMGNKRTPEKFIGKEAVITLQCLNGWYLVKALDSGESTRLQYRSLRKLLEPQTLARMQGLVSLRD, encoded by the exons ATGGCGGCATCACCTCTGCATCCGCCGTCGCCCCTCCCTAGGGTGCGCCTCGAAGACGTGGCGCCCCACGATGGCGCCGCTGCCCCGGCCTACGCGCACGCCGTGGGCGCCCTGGACGCCTCGCTCGCCCTCCGCGGCGCCGCCGTGCTCGAACTCCCCGCCGCCGACGCTGCCGTTGTTCGCTGCGCCCTCGAGTCCGCCCGCGCCTTCTTCCGCGGCCGCCCCGCCGCCTACCTCTACCGCGCCGGGAG GACTTTGGAGGATGGAGAGCTATCCCCTGCCTGCATGGCTGATGCTTTCAGATGTTTGGGAAAGGCAGCTCGCGCCGCTCTGAGTGCAATAGCGCGGCATCTCCGCTTGCGTACAGA TGTATTTAACCATTTGCTCGATGATGCCCCGTTGCCTGTTAACGAGGTCTCGTCGTCAGAGTTGCTGGTGGCATATTCTCACGAGCAGCTCCAAAGTGCACATGCACTCAAGGGATGTCTCAGGTCCTTAATGCCTGTAGTTGATAGGGGTTTTGTGACTCTGGTTGCTTCAGATCATCCCGGAATCGAG GTATGTGACCCAAATAATGGCCACTGGTACCTAGCAGATGGGGGTTCAGGCCCAAGTGATCTGTTGCTTCTGACTGGAAGAGCCCTAAGTCATGTTACTGCTGGTCTTCGCCCAATTTCCCAGTACAGGGCCACTAATGAGAATAG GGCATCACTCACCTTTAGGCTAATGCCTCATGCCAACGCTATATTGGATTGCTCTCCAATTTTAGCTGCTGGCCATTGCATACGACAGATATACCAACCCGTACCTGCAAGCCAATTTATGGATGATTCTTGTGCTGAAGTGCATGTTGTTTCCAGTCACTTGGAAGAACCTTTG GAATCTCAGGGCAACTGTGTTAGTGATCCATCACTCAGAAGTGTCCTCTCAGACCCTTTGTC CGGAGCTTTTCTTGAAGATGCGATGGTCCTCCAATGTGGGCACTCATTTGGTGGCCTCATGCTGAAGAAAGCCATTGAAATG GCTAGATGCACGATCTGCAACAGAGAAGTTGATTCgacatccttgtttccaaattttG CTTTGAGAGCAGTAGCCACAGTggtgaagatggaagatgacaggAGGCTCTTTCACAACGCCGCTCTTCGGAAACGCAGAAAAGACGTGACCGAGCACGCGGATGTGCCGAGGCGTACTGGGAGTAGCAGCAGA GACGACGTCGAGCATGTTCTGGACGCTGAGAGCCCAGCAGCAGTCAAGGGAGTGCAGTACCCATTTGCGGTGGGCGAGAGAGTCCTGATCATG GGAAACAAAAGGACACCCGAGAAATTCATCGGAAAGGAGGCGGTCATCACCTTGCAGTGTTTGAATGGCTG GTATCTTGTGAAGGCATTGGACAGCGGAGAGAGCACGCGGCTGCAGTACCGGTCCCTGAGGAAATTGCTGGAGCCGCAGACGCTGGCGAGGATGCAGGGGCTGGTGTCTCTACGAGACTAG
- the LOC124686035 gene encoding uncharacterized protein LOC124686035 isoform X2, with protein MAASPLHPPSPLPRVRLEDVAPHDGAAAPAYAHAVGALDASLALRGAAVLELPAADAAVVRCALESARAFFRGRPAAYLYRAGRTLEDGELSPACMADAFRCLGKAARAALSAIARHLRLRTDVFNHLLDDAPLPVNEVSSSELLVAYSHEQLQSAHALKGCLRSLMPVVDRGFVTLVASDHPGIEVCDPNNGHWYLADGGSGPSDLLLLTGRALSHVTAGLRPISQYRATNENRSELCSAGLASLTFRLMPHANAILDCSPILAAGHCIRQIYQPVPASQFMDDSCAEVHVVSSHLEEPLESQGNCVSDPSLRSVLSDPLSGAFLEDAMVLQCGHSFGGLMLKKAIEMARCTICNREVDSTSLFPNFALRAVATVVKMEDDRRLFHNAALRKRRKDVTEHADVPRRTGSSSRGVQYPFAVGERVLIMGNKRTPEKFIGKEAVITLQCLNGWYLVKALDSGESTRLQYRSLRKLLEPQTLARMQGLVSLRD; from the exons ATGGCGGCATCACCTCTGCATCCGCCGTCGCCCCTCCCTAGGGTGCGCCTCGAAGACGTGGCGCCCCACGATGGCGCCGCTGCCCCGGCCTACGCGCACGCCGTGGGCGCCCTGGACGCCTCGCTCGCCCTCCGCGGCGCCGCCGTGCTCGAACTCCCCGCCGCCGACGCTGCCGTTGTTCGCTGCGCCCTCGAGTCCGCCCGCGCCTTCTTCCGCGGCCGCCCCGCCGCCTACCTCTACCGCGCCGGGAG GACTTTGGAGGATGGAGAGCTATCCCCTGCCTGCATGGCTGATGCTTTCAGATGTTTGGGAAAGGCAGCTCGCGCCGCTCTGAGTGCAATAGCGCGGCATCTCCGCTTGCGTACAGA TGTATTTAACCATTTGCTCGATGATGCCCCGTTGCCTGTTAACGAGGTCTCGTCGTCAGAGTTGCTGGTGGCATATTCTCACGAGCAGCTCCAAAGTGCACATGCACTCAAGGGATGTCTCAGGTCCTTAATGCCTGTAGTTGATAGGGGTTTTGTGACTCTGGTTGCTTCAGATCATCCCGGAATCGAG GTATGTGACCCAAATAATGGCCACTGGTACCTAGCAGATGGGGGTTCAGGCCCAAGTGATCTGTTGCTTCTGACTGGAAGAGCCCTAAGTCATGTTACTGCTGGTCTTCGCCCAATTTCCCAGTACAGGGCCACTAATGAGAATAGGTCAGAGTTATGCAGTGCTGGACT GGCATCACTCACCTTTAGGCTAATGCCTCATGCCAACGCTATATTGGATTGCTCTCCAATTTTAGCTGCTGGCCATTGCATACGACAGATATACCAACCCGTACCTGCAAGCCAATTTATGGATGATTCTTGTGCTGAAGTGCATGTTGTTTCCAGTCACTTGGAAGAACCTTTG GAATCTCAGGGCAACTGTGTTAGTGATCCATCACTCAGAAGTGTCCTCTCAGACCCTTTGTC CGGAGCTTTTCTTGAAGATGCGATGGTCCTCCAATGTGGGCACTCATTTGGTGGCCTCATGCTGAAGAAAGCCATTGAAATG GCTAGATGCACGATCTGCAACAGAGAAGTTGATTCgacatccttgtttccaaattttG CTTTGAGAGCAGTAGCCACAGTggtgaagatggaagatgacaggAGGCTCTTTCACAACGCCGCTCTTCGGAAACGCAGAAAAGACGTGACCGAGCACGCGGATGTGCCGAGGCGTACTGGGAGTAGCAGCAGA GGAGTGCAGTACCCATTTGCGGTGGGCGAGAGAGTCCTGATCATG GGAAACAAAAGGACACCCGAGAAATTCATCGGAAAGGAGGCGGTCATCACCTTGCAGTGTTTGAATGGCTG GTATCTTGTGAAGGCATTGGACAGCGGAGAGAGCACGCGGCTGCAGTACCGGTCCCTGAGGAAATTGCTGGAGCCGCAGACGCTGGCGAGGATGCAGGGGCTGGTGTCTCTACGAGACTAG
- the LOC124686036 gene encoding uncharacterized protein LOC124686036, with translation MAAPPTPGSPTHILPTMADIMAASRAQGLRVSVRTLGPFFRVTATRAGPEKEAAAAGMELGRAEGAVLPWPGGSLLHLDSMRMSRATLSVPDRPLFGLGLFLGAVAVRHGFDAGCVRAELLAINDSPLYHRKLVKFYTRMGFKAVHEVDGSSITDLAHMLVWGGRGTRMDADIEQLLTKWSKRFRSQD, from the exons atggccgcgccgcccacgccaGGCAGTCCCACTCATATCCTCCCGACAATGGCCGACATCATGGCGGCGTCGCGCGCGCAGGGCCTGCGCGTCAGCGTGCGCACGCTCGGCCCCTTCTTCCGTGTCACGGCGACCCGCGCCGGGCCcgagaaggaggcggcggcggcgggcatggAGCTGGGCCGCGCCGAGGGCGCCGTCCTGCCTTGGCCCGGGGGCTCCCTGCTGCACCTGGACTCCATGCGCATGTCGCGCGCCACGCTCTCGGTCCCCGACCGCCCGCTCTTcggcctcggcctcttcctcggcgccgtcgccgtgcgccacggCTTCGACGCCGGCTGCGTGCGCGCcgagctgctcgccatcaacgatTCGCCGCTCTACCACCGCAAG CTTGTTAAGTTCTACACAAGGATGGGTTTCAAAGCAGTGCATGAGGTAGATGGATCGTCGATTACGGATCTTGCTCATATGTTAGTGTGGGGAGGTAGAGGAACAAGAATGGATGCAGATATAGAGCAGCTCCTCACAAAGTGGAGCAAAAGATTCAGATCCCAAGACTGA
- the LOC124686037 gene encoding uncharacterized protein LOC124686037, which produces MSRARNALVVTGLVIFAGSGLAFPFYFVKSKNRPIIDSSKPLPPQATFRGPYVNTGSRDIGPDHTEYPKK; this is translated from the exons ATGTCCAGGGCACGCAATGCTCTAGTCGTCACTGGCCTGGTGATCTTTGCTGGTTCTGGCCTAGcatttcccttctattttgt GAAATCAAAGAACAGGCCTATTATTGATTCATCGAAGCCTCTGCCACCGCAGGCTACTTTCCGAGGACCCTATGTGAATACTGGTTCGCGCGACATAGGGCCTGATCATACCGAGTATCCCAAGAAATGA